One window of the Paraburkholderia sp. PGU19 genome contains the following:
- a CDS encoding prepilin-type N-terminal cleavage/methylation domain-containing protein translates to MTRACLVSQRGQSLLEVLVAVAVTAVTVLGLIAVQLSR, encoded by the coding sequence ATGACGCGCGCTTGTCTTGTCTCGCAGCGCGGTCAGAGCTTGCTTGAAGTGCTCGTCGCGGTGGCTGTCACGGCCGTCACTGTGCTCGGTCTGATCGCTGTGCAGTTGTCGCGATGA
- a CDS encoding peroxiredoxin, protein MSLRLGDVAPDFEQESSIGRIKFHEWLGDSWGVLFSHPADFTPVCTTELGLTAKLASEFDKRSVKTIALSVDSKESHSEWIKDINETQAASVGFPILADGDRKVSELYDMIHPNANATLTVRSLFIIDPAKKVRLIITYPASTGRNFDEVLRVIDSLQLTDNYQVATPGNWKHGDDVVIVPSLKDEEEIKRKFPKGYKALRPYLRMTPQPNK, encoded by the coding sequence ATGAGTCTACGTCTTGGCGATGTCGCACCCGATTTCGAGCAGGAGTCGAGCATTGGCCGCATCAAGTTTCACGAATGGCTGGGCGACAGCTGGGGCGTCCTTTTCTCGCACCCCGCCGACTTCACGCCCGTCTGCACGACGGAACTCGGCCTGACCGCGAAGCTCGCGAGCGAATTCGACAAGCGCAGCGTGAAGACGATCGCATTGTCTGTCGACAGCAAGGAATCGCACAGCGAGTGGATCAAGGACATCAACGAGACGCAGGCCGCGAGCGTCGGCTTCCCGATTCTCGCCGACGGCGACCGCAAGGTGTCGGAACTGTACGACATGATCCATCCGAACGCGAACGCCACGCTGACGGTTCGCTCGCTGTTCATCATCGACCCGGCGAAGAAGGTACGTCTGATCATCACGTATCCCGCCAGCACGGGCCGTAACTTCGATGAAGTGCTGCGCGTGATCGACTCGCTGCAACTGACGGACAACTATCAGGTCGCAACGCCGGGCAACTGGAAGCACGGCGACGACGTCGTGATCGTGCCGTCGCTGAAGGACGAGGAAGAGATCAAGCGCAAGTTCCCGAAGGGCTACAAGGCGCTGCGCCCGTATCTGCGGATGACACCGCAGCCGAACAAGTAA
- the tolR gene encoding protein TolR has product MAGSARSSMRGSRSRRAMADINVVPYIDVMLVLLVIFMVTAPLVAPSIVNLPTVGGAAPQQQTPPVVVNIKADGNMNVKYKDDAGATQQETMTPADLRSFVTDRQASHPDQPVVIAADKTVKYEVVMNVMSDLKARGVKRVGLLVKSQ; this is encoded by the coding sequence ATGGCCGGTTCAGCCCGTTCCAGCATGCGCGGCAGCCGCTCGCGCCGCGCGATGGCCGACATCAACGTCGTGCCTTACATCGACGTGATGCTCGTGCTGCTCGTGATCTTCATGGTGACGGCCCCGCTCGTGGCGCCGTCGATCGTGAACCTGCCGACTGTCGGCGGCGCGGCGCCGCAGCAGCAGACGCCACCCGTCGTCGTCAACATCAAGGCGGACGGCAACATGAACGTCAAGTACAAGGACGACGCGGGCGCGACGCAACAGGAGACGATGACGCCAGCCGATCTGCGCAGCTTCGTCACCGACCGTCAGGCGTCGCATCCCGACCAGCCCGTCGTGATTGCCGCCGACAAAACCGTCAAGTATGAAGTCGTGATGAACGTGATGTCCGACCTGAAGGCTCGTGGCGTCAAGCGCGTTGGATTGCTCGTCAAATCGCAATGA
- the ybgC gene encoding tol-pal system-associated acyl-CoA thioesterase, which translates to MRAMNMSDSQSGAEIGFIWPIRVYYEDTDAGGIVFYANYLKFFERARTEWLRACGVDQRKLAEESGALFVVRSTALDYRAPARLDDMVRIVSRIERLGRASVDFAQEAWRDDTLLATGTIRVGCVDSQTMKPAAIPPPVHAALRREPGPSVSTASI; encoded by the coding sequence ATGCGCGCCATGAATATGTCTGACAGTCAGTCCGGCGCGGAAATCGGCTTTATCTGGCCGATTCGCGTGTATTACGAAGACACCGATGCCGGCGGCATCGTGTTTTACGCGAACTACCTGAAGTTTTTCGAGCGCGCGCGCACCGAATGGCTGCGAGCATGCGGCGTCGATCAACGCAAGCTGGCCGAAGAATCGGGCGCGCTCTTCGTCGTGCGCAGTACTGCGCTCGACTATCGCGCGCCGGCCCGGCTCGACGACATGGTGCGCATCGTCAGCCGGATCGAGCGGCTGGGCCGCGCATCGGTGGATTTCGCTCAGGAAGCCTGGCGCGACGATACGCTGCTGGCAACGGGCACGATCCGCGTCGGCTGTGTCGACTCGCAAACGATGAAGCCGGCCGCCATTCCTCCACCGGTCCACGCCGCATTGCGGCGCGAACCGGGCCCCAGTGTGTCAACGGCGAGTATTTGA
- a CDS encoding DUF883 family protein: MSEVNKERLMSDIKTVLADAEDLLKQAASATGERASELRETALSRLKQAKEKAADVQVVVVEKGKKAARATDDYVHEHPWASIGIAAGVGVLVGLLINRK, encoded by the coding sequence ATGTCGGAAGTCAACAAGGAGAGATTGATGTCGGATATCAAAACCGTACTCGCAGACGCGGAAGATCTGCTGAAGCAGGCCGCGAGCGCCACAGGCGAACGCGCTTCTGAACTGCGCGAGACGGCGCTCTCGCGTCTCAAGCAGGCGAAGGAAAAGGCAGCCGACGTGCAGGTCGTGGTCGTCGAGAAAGGCAAGAAGGCCGCGCGCGCCACCGACGACTATGTCCACGAACATCCGTGGGCATCGATCGGCATTGCAGCCGGCGTCGGCGTGCTGGTTGGCCTGCTGATCAATCGCAAGTAA
- the tolQ gene encoding protein TolQ, protein MNTTQDLSIISLVLNASLLAQAVMALLLLLSLMSWTFIFRKWFAIRRARAQTERFERDFWSGGDLQALYQSAANNRHTIGALERIFESGMREFLKGKEKRLNDPGAILDGARRAMRAAFQREMDVLEANLAFLASVGSVSPYIGLFGTVWGIMNAFRGLANVQQATLANVAPGIAEALTATAIGLFAAIPAVVAYNRYAHDIDRLAIRFETFIEEFSNILQRQAH, encoded by the coding sequence ATGAACACTACACAAGATCTGTCGATCATTTCCCTCGTTCTCAACGCGAGTCTGCTGGCGCAGGCGGTGATGGCGCTGCTGTTGCTGCTTTCGCTGATGTCGTGGACTTTCATCTTCCGCAAGTGGTTTGCGATTCGCCGCGCGCGGGCGCAGACTGAACGCTTCGAACGCGATTTCTGGTCGGGCGGCGACCTGCAGGCGCTGTATCAGAGCGCCGCGAACAACCGCCACACGATCGGCGCGCTCGAGCGTATTTTCGAGTCGGGCATGCGTGAGTTCCTGAAGGGCAAGGAAAAGCGTCTCAACGATCCGGGCGCGATTCTCGACGGCGCGCGCCGTGCCATGCGCGCCGCGTTCCAGCGCGAAATGGACGTGCTCGAAGCCAACCTCGCGTTCCTCGCATCGGTCGGTTCGGTCAGCCCGTATATCGGTCTGTTCGGCACGGTGTGGGGCATCATGAATGCGTTCCGCGGCCTCGCGAACGTCCAGCAGGCCACCCTCGCGAACGTCGCGCCGGGCATCGCCGAAGCGCTGACGGCAACGGCGATCGGCCTGTTCGCCGCAATCCCCGCCGTGGTCGCGTACAACCGCTACGCGCACGATATCGACCGCCTCGCGATCCGCTTCGAAACCTTCATCGAAGAGTTCTCGAACATCCTGCAACGTCAGGCCCATTAA
- the ybgF gene encoding tol-pal system protein YbgF, translating to MTPRFSWLRMAAAACVAGTAVMALPAHAGMFDDDQARQAILDLRTKTDSLSSQLSAAQRTILDQSNRLDQLNQQVATLRGQNEDLANQVATLQKQQKDYYTDLDGRLKKFEPQQQTVDGVEGSVQPGETDAFNAASQQFRSGDFKNAATSFRSFIAKYPQSPYQPTAQYWLGNALYALRDYKGSTAVWQGVVQKYPHHPRAPEALLAIANNQLEQGQKAAAKKTLEQIVAQYGGSDVAQSAQSKLSQIK from the coding sequence ATGACGCCCCGTTTCTCCTGGCTGCGCATGGCCGCAGCCGCCTGCGTCGCGGGAACGGCCGTGATGGCCCTGCCCGCGCACGCAGGCATGTTCGACGACGATCAGGCTCGCCAGGCGATTCTCGATCTGCGCACCAAGACCGATAGTCTGTCGAGCCAGCTGTCGGCGGCTCAACGCACGATCCTCGATCAGTCCAACCGTCTCGACCAGTTGAACCAGCAGGTCGCGACGTTGCGCGGACAGAACGAGGACCTCGCCAATCAGGTCGCCACGTTGCAGAAGCAGCAGAAGGACTACTACACCGACCTCGATGGTCGTCTGAAGAAGTTCGAGCCGCAGCAGCAGACGGTCGATGGGGTCGAGGGCTCCGTGCAGCCGGGCGAAACGGACGCGTTCAACGCGGCTTCGCAGCAGTTCCGCAGCGGTGACTTCAAGAACGCGGCGACGTCGTTCCGCAGCTTTATCGCGAAGTACCCGCAAAGCCCATATCAGCCTACGGCACAATACTGGCTCGGCAACGCGCTCTACGCGCTGCGCGACTACAAGGGCTCGACGGCCGTGTGGCAAGGCGTCGTCCAGAAGTATCCGCACCATCCGCGGGCGCCGGAAGCACTGCTGGCTATCGCGAACAACCAGCTCGAACAAGGTCAGAAGGCCGCCGCGAAGAAGACGCTCGAACAGATCGTCGCGCAGTACGGCGGCTCGGATGTCGCGCAGTCGGCGCAAAGCAAGCTTTCGCAGATCAAGTGA
- the ydfG gene encoding bifunctional NADP-dependent 3-hydroxy acid dehydrogenase/3-hydroxypropionate dehydrogenase YdfG, whose protein sequence is MIVFVTGASAGFGAAIARAFVKGGHRVVATARRKDRLQALADELGENLLPFELDVRDRAAVEAVPNALPADFAAVDVLINNAGLALGLEPAQRAVLDDWATMIDTNCMGLVQVTRAFLPGMIERSRGHVFNLGSVAAMYPYPGGNVYGATKAFVRQFSLNLRADLHGTPVRVTDIEPGLCGGTEFSNVRFRGDDEKAAGVYQNVQPLTAEDIADSIYWIATRPAHVNINTIELMPVAQSFAGLNIHRG, encoded by the coding sequence ATGATCGTGTTCGTCACCGGCGCGTCCGCAGGGTTCGGCGCCGCTATCGCCAGGGCTTTCGTCAAGGGCGGCCATCGCGTGGTCGCGACCGCGCGCCGCAAGGACCGCCTGCAGGCGCTCGCCGACGAGCTCGGCGAAAACCTGCTGCCCTTCGAGCTCGACGTGCGCGACCGCGCAGCCGTCGAAGCCGTCCCCAACGCCCTGCCCGCCGACTTCGCCGCCGTCGACGTGCTCATCAACAACGCGGGCCTCGCGCTCGGCCTCGAGCCCGCCCAACGGGCCGTGCTCGACGACTGGGCGACGATGATCGACACCAACTGCATGGGTCTCGTGCAGGTCACGCGGGCCTTTCTGCCGGGCATGATCGAGCGCAGCCGCGGGCATGTGTTCAATCTGGGGTCGGTGGCGGCCATGTACCCGTATCCTGGCGGCAACGTCTATGGCGCGACCAAGGCATTCGTGCGCCAGTTCAGCCTGAACCTGCGCGCCGACCTGCACGGCACACCCGTCCGCGTGACGGACATCGAGCCGGGCCTGTGCGGCGGCACCGAGTTTTCGAACGTGCGTTTCCGTGGCGACGACGAGAAGGCTGCCGGCGTCTATCAGAACGTCCAGCCGCTCACGGCCGAAGACATCGCCGATTCGATCTACTGGATCGCGACGCGCCCCGCGCACGTCAACATCAATACGATCGAACTGATGCCCGTTGCGCAGTCGTTTGCCGGCCTGAACATCCACCGCGGCTAG
- the tolB gene encoding Tol-Pal system beta propeller repeat protein TolB → MSLMTKLGLRALVASCLIAAGGAAHAQLNVLVTGVGSTQFPIATANFANEANSPQQISTIVRQDLQRSGKFTNIDAGSAPVSEGDSVDLGAWKAKGANAFVAGSVTKLPNGQYQVRFKLYDTVNQQSLGGLELVSPESGLRMSAHKVADYIYAKLMGGRGVFATRLSYVIKTGNRYQLQISDSDGQDAHIALSSPEPIISPAWSPDGTKVAYVSFEKKKPIVYIHDLPTGRRVVVSDQKGNNSAPAWSPDGRTLAVALSRTGNTQIFAVNADGSGLRRLTQGSAIDTEPSYSPDGQSIYFTSDRGGQPQIYKMPAGGESAGGVQRVTFTGNYNTSPRVSPDGKQLTYISRTGGGFKLYIQDLQSGVATALTDTTHDESPSFAANGQYILYATQVNGRGVLAAVSTDGRTRQVLSVQGGIVREPSWGPFMQ, encoded by the coding sequence ATGAGTTTGATGACCAAGCTAGGCCTGCGAGCGCTGGTAGCGTCGTGCCTGATCGCCGCCGGCGGTGCCGCCCATGCACAACTCAACGTCCTCGTGACGGGCGTCGGGTCCACCCAGTTCCCGATCGCCACGGCAAATTTTGCCAACGAGGCCAATTCTCCCCAGCAGATCAGCACGATCGTCCGCCAGGACCTTCAGCGTAGCGGTAAATTCACCAATATCGACGCCGGCAGCGCGCCCGTTTCGGAAGGCGATTCCGTCGATCTCGGCGCCTGGAAGGCCAAGGGCGCGAATGCGTTCGTCGCGGGCAGCGTCACCAAGCTGCCGAACGGCCAGTACCAGGTGCGCTTCAAGCTGTATGACACCGTCAATCAGCAAAGCCTCGGCGGCCTTGAACTGGTCAGCCCGGAAAGCGGCCTGCGCATGAGCGCTCACAAGGTTGCCGACTATATCTATGCGAAGTTGATGGGCGGCCGCGGCGTGTTCGCAACGCGTCTGTCGTACGTGATCAAGACGGGCAACCGCTACCAGTTGCAGATTTCCGACTCGGACGGCCAGGACGCGCACATCGCGCTCTCCAGCCCCGAGCCGATCATCTCGCCGGCATGGTCGCCGGACGGCACGAAGGTCGCGTATGTGTCGTTTGAAAAGAAGAAGCCGATCGTCTATATCCACGATCTGCCTACGGGCCGCCGCGTTGTTGTGTCGGACCAGAAGGGCAACAACAGCGCGCCCGCATGGTCGCCTGATGGCCGCACACTCGCTGTCGCGCTGTCGCGCACCGGCAACACGCAGATTTTCGCCGTCAACGCCGACGGCAGCGGCCTGCGCCGCCTCACGCAGGGCAGCGCGATCGACACCGAGCCGTCGTACTCTCCTGATGGCCAGTCGATCTACTTCACGAGCGACCGTGGCGGCCAGCCGCAGATCTACAAGATGCCTGCCGGCGGCGAGTCCGCGGGCGGCGTGCAGCGCGTGACCTTCACGGGCAACTACAATACGAGTCCGCGCGTGAGCCCGGACGGCAAGCAGCTCACATACATCTCGCGCACGGGCGGGGGCTTCAAGCTGTATATCCAGGATCTGCAGTCGGGCGTCGCGACGGCGCTCACCGACACCACACATGACGAATCGCCGAGCTTCGCGGCGAATGGTCAGTACATTCTTTACGCCACTCAGGTGAACGGCCGTGGCGTGTTGGCCGCAGTATCGACCGATGGTCGGACGCGGCAGGTCCTGTCCGTTCAGGGAGGCATCGTACGCGAGCCTTCCTGGGGCCCGTTTATGCAATAA
- a CDS encoding phage holin family protein — translation MIDTQTQSGDRGPLRRILSSFFSILQTRLELIGIELAEEKDRLLMVLFMGLAAMMLATMALIALTALIAIAFWDTYRWQSLAGITIVYAIAAICFALRARSGLHNSPMIFEATLNEFEKDREIFRKR, via the coding sequence ATGATCGATACACAAACGCAGAGCGGGGACCGCGGGCCATTGCGGCGCATTCTCAGTTCGTTCTTTTCGATCCTGCAGACGCGGCTCGAACTCATCGGCATCGAGTTGGCCGAAGAAAAAGACCGGCTGCTGATGGTGCTGTTCATGGGCCTGGCCGCGATGATGCTCGCAACCATGGCGCTGATCGCGCTGACTGCGCTGATCGCGATTGCCTTCTGGGACACTTACCGGTGGCAGTCGCTCGCGGGCATCACGATCGTCTACGCGATCGCGGCGATCTGCTTCGCGCTGCGGGCACGCAGCGGCTTGCACAACTCGCCGATGATCTTCGAAGCCACGCTCAACGAATTCGAAAAAGACCGCGAGATTTTCCGGAAACGCTGA
- the nrdR gene encoding transcriptional regulator NrdR, producing MRCPFCRHDDTQVVDSRVSEDGAAIRRRRRCPACDKRFTTYERVELALPAVVKKDGSRTEFDRRKIVASMQLALRKRPVAADAIDAAASRIEYQLLGSGEREVRSERLGELVMNELRALDTIAYVRFASVYRRFEDVSEFEDVIEEFRRMNAPAAPAKPSRKR from the coding sequence ATGCGCTGCCCCTTCTGCCGGCATGACGATACACAGGTCGTCGACTCGCGTGTGTCCGAGGACGGCGCCGCGATCCGGCGCCGCCGCCGCTGCCCGGCCTGCGACAAGCGTTTCACGACGTACGAGCGGGTCGAGCTGGCGTTGCCGGCGGTGGTGAAGAAGGATGGCAGCCGCACGGAGTTCGATCGCCGCAAGATCGTCGCGAGCATGCAACTGGCGCTACGCAAGCGTCCAGTTGCTGCCGACGCCATCGACGCCGCCGCGTCGCGCATCGAGTATCAACTGCTCGGCAGCGGCGAGCGCGAAGTACGCAGCGAGCGTCTGGGCGAGCTCGTCATGAACGAGCTGCGCGCCCTCGACACCATCGCGTACGTGCGCTTTGCTTCCGTGTACCGGCGTTTCGAAGACGTCTCCGAGTTCGAGGACGTCATTGAGGAGTTTCGCCGGATGAACGCTCCGGCCGCGCCCGCGAAGCCTTCCCGCAAGCGCTGA
- the tolA gene encoding cell envelope integrity protein TolA has protein sequence MTRQKNAYPLRPPRERGTWRAFALAALMHVLLGFFLYHGIHWQNSTPAGAEAELWTEVPDVPAPRPVVPPPVPVRPAPQVNDEQADIALQEKKRKQQEAQRQAELAEQQRQQKLQAQQEAEAKRQQQLAADQAAAAAAAKLKQQQQQADKLKQQQVAQQKQEQLKKQQEEQKEQQKEQEAKQAQADAQAKADAAKAAKAKAAAQAADAAKKLDAERRQRLAALQGVAGGEGSTGNGLAKSGTGSGAGGNAASPGYAEKVQRRVRPNIIWSGDTSGLQTVVSVRCSPTGTLLSATVTRSSGNQAWDDAALRAVQRSDPMPQDIDGKTPGSFTITLRPAA, from the coding sequence ATGACCCGCCAGAAAAACGCCTACCCGCTTCGACCGCCGCGCGAGCGCGGCACGTGGCGCGCGTTCGCGCTCGCCGCGCTGATGCACGTGCTGCTGGGGTTCTTCCTGTATCACGGCATCCACTGGCAGAACAGCACGCCCGCGGGCGCGGAAGCCGAACTGTGGACGGAAGTGCCTGACGTACCGGCGCCGCGCCCCGTCGTGCCGCCGCCCGTGCCCGTCAGACCCGCGCCGCAGGTCAACGACGAACAGGCCGATATCGCGCTGCAGGAAAAGAAACGCAAGCAGCAGGAAGCGCAGCGTCAGGCTGAACTTGCCGAGCAGCAGCGTCAGCAGAAGTTGCAGGCCCAGCAGGAAGCCGAGGCGAAACGCCAGCAGCAACTCGCCGCCGACCAGGCCGCAGCGGCCGCCGCAGCGAAGCTCAAACAGCAACAGCAGCAGGCCGACAAGCTCAAGCAGCAGCAAGTCGCCCAGCAGAAGCAGGAGCAGTTGAAGAAGCAGCAGGAAGAGCAGAAGGAGCAGCAAAAGGAACAGGAAGCGAAGCAGGCGCAAGCCGACGCACAGGCCAAGGCTGACGCGGCGAAGGCCGCCAAGGCGAAGGCCGCCGCCCAGGCCGCCGATGCCGCGAAGAAGCTCGACGCCGAGCGCCGTCAGCGTCTTGCCGCGCTGCAGGGGGTGGCAGGCGGCGAAGGCTCGACGGGCAACGGTCTCGCGAAGAGCGGCACGGGCAGCGGCGCGGGCGGCAACGCAGCGTCGCCGGGCTATGCGGAGAAGGTCCAGCGCCGCGTGCGTCCGAACATCATCTGGTCGGGCGACACGTCGGGCCTGCAAACGGTTGTCTCCGTGCGCTGCTCGCCGACGGGCACGCTGCTGAGCGCGACCGTCACCCGTAGCAGCGGGAACCAGGCGTGGGACGATGCCGCACTGCGGGCCGTCCAGCGGTCGGATCCGATGCCTCAGGACATCGACGGCAAAACGCCCGGCAGTTTTACGATCACGCTGCGTCCAGCCGCCTGA
- the glyA gene encoding serine hydroxymethyltransferase, with product MFDKAQSTIANVDPEIWKAIQDEDRRQEEHIELIASENYTSPAVMAAQGSQLTNKYAEGYPGKRYYGGCEYVDVVEQLAIDRVKQLFGAEAANVQPNSGSQANQGVFFAMLKPGDTIMGMSLAHGGHLTHGSPVNMSGKWFNVVSYGLNEAEDIDYDAAEKLAQEHKPKIIVAGASAFALRIDFERLSKIAKSVGAYLMVDMAHYAGLIAAGVYPNPVPFADFVTTTTHKSLRGPRGGVILMKAEFEKQINSAIFPGIQGGPLMHVIAGKAVAFKEALTPEFKEYQQHVVDNARVLAETLVKRGLRIVSGRTESHVMLVDLRAKKITGKAAEAALGAAHITVNKNAIPNDPEKPFVTSGIRLGSPAMTTRGFGTKEAEQVGNLIADVLDNPEDTATIERVRAQVAELTQRFPVYR from the coding sequence ATGTTTGACAAAGCCCAAAGCACCATCGCCAATGTCGATCCGGAAATCTGGAAGGCAATCCAGGACGAAGACCGCCGTCAGGAAGAGCACATCGAACTGATCGCGTCGGAAAACTACACGAGCCCGGCCGTGATGGCCGCACAGGGCTCGCAGCTCACCAACAAGTACGCCGAAGGCTACCCGGGCAAGCGCTACTACGGCGGCTGCGAATATGTCGACGTCGTCGAACAACTGGCGATCGACCGCGTGAAGCAGCTGTTCGGCGCCGAAGCCGCGAATGTCCAGCCGAACTCGGGCTCGCAGGCCAACCAGGGCGTCTTCTTCGCGATGCTCAAGCCGGGCGACACGATCATGGGCATGAGCCTCGCACATGGCGGCCACTTGACGCACGGCTCGCCCGTCAACATGTCGGGCAAGTGGTTCAACGTCGTGAGCTACGGCCTGAACGAAGCCGAAGACATCGACTACGACGCAGCTGAGAAGCTGGCTCAGGAACACAAGCCGAAGATCATCGTCGCGGGCGCCTCGGCGTTTGCGCTGCGTATCGACTTCGAGCGCCTGTCGAAGATCGCGAAATCGGTTGGTGCGTACCTGATGGTCGACATGGCCCACTACGCCGGTCTGATCGCAGCGGGTGTGTACCCGAACCCGGTGCCGTTCGCCGACTTCGTCACGACGACCACGCACAAGAGCCTGCGCGGTCCGCGCGGCGGCGTGATCCTGATGAAGGCGGAGTTCGAGAAGCAGATCAACTCGGCCATTTTCCCGGGCATCCAGGGCGGTCCGCTGATGCACGTGATCGCGGGCAAGGCGGTCGCGTTCAAGGAAGCACTGACGCCGGAATTCAAGGAATACCAGCAACACGTGGTCGACAACGCGCGCGTGCTGGCTGAAACGCTCGTCAAGCGCGGCCTGCGCATCGTGTCGGGCCGTACGGAAAGCCACGTGATGCTGGTCGACCTGCGCGCGAAGAAGATCACGGGCAAGGCAGCGGAAGCGGCACTCGGCGCGGCGCACATCACCGTGAACAAGAACGCGATTCCGAACGACCCGGAAAAGCCGTTCGTGACGAGCGGCATCCGCCTCGGTTCGCCCGCCATGACGACGCGCGGCTTCGGCACGAAGGAAGCCGAGCAGGTCGGCAACCTGATCGCCGACGTGCTGGACAACCCGGAAGACACGGCCACGATCGAGCGCGTGCGCGCGCAGGTCGCCGAGTTGACCCAACGCTTCCCGGTCTACCGCTAA
- the pal gene encoding peptidoglycan-associated lipoprotein Pal has translation MMSKLRIAFAVGMVGALAACHSGVKLDENANKGGATGAQPNPNDVATVNVDPLNDPNSPLAKRSIYFDFDSYSVKDDYQPLLQQHAQYLKSHPQRHVLIQGNTDERGTSEYNLALGQKRAEAVRRSLSLVGVPDSEMEAVSLGKEKPQATGHDEASWAQNRRADLVYQQ, from the coding sequence ATGATGTCCAAACTTCGTATCGCGTTTGCCGTAGGTATGGTCGGCGCGCTGGCTGCATGTCATTCGGGCGTCAAGCTCGACGAAAACGCCAATAAGGGTGGCGCGACGGGCGCTCAGCCTAACCCGAACGATGTCGCCACGGTGAACGTCGATCCGTTGAACGATCCGAACAGCCCGCTGGCCAAGCGCAGCATCTATTTCGACTTCGACAGCTACTCGGTCAAGGACGACTACCAGCCGCTGCTGCAGCAACACGCGCAGTATCTGAAGAGCCATCCGCAACGTCACGTCCTGATCCAGGGCAACACCGACGAGCGTGGCACGAGCGAGTACAACCTGGCACTCGGCCAGAAGCGTGCTGAAGCTGTCCGCCGTTCGCTGTCGCTGGTGGGCGTTCCGGATTCGGAAATGGAAGCCGTGAGTCTGGGTAAAGAAAAGCCGCAGGCAACGGGTCATGACGAAGCTTCGTGGGCGCAGAACCGCCGCGCGGACCTCGTCTATCAACAGTAA
- a CDS encoding DUF3318 domain-containing protein encodes MSQVHSENAFRSRRPTAKDLSAPHLRALRKELLIVRADVERMQLAQATLDLRNAVTHFSWLKFIVPGFAGGMPWGRRRGASAGIGALLKEYPLISSLVSLVLAKPIRATVFATAKPVLKWGSVGLAAWEAFRIYQQVKRESRKPGTSAAGSGDADMSPP; translated from the coding sequence ATGAGTCAGGTCCATTCCGAGAACGCATTCCGCAGCCGCCGACCGACCGCCAAAGACTTGAGCGCGCCACATCTGCGCGCGCTGCGCAAGGAACTGCTGATCGTGCGCGCGGACGTCGAGCGCATGCAACTCGCGCAGGCGACGCTCGACCTGCGCAACGCCGTCACGCATTTCAGTTGGCTCAAGTTCATCGTGCCGGGCTTCGCCGGAGGTATGCCTTGGGGACGCCGGCGCGGCGCGTCGGCAGGGATCGGCGCGCTACTCAAGGAATACCCGCTAATCAGTTCGCTCGTCTCGCTGGTGCTCGCGAAACCGATCCGCGCCACCGTGTTCGCGACCGCGAAGCCCGTGCTCAAGTGGGGTAGCGTCGGCCTCGCCGCATGGGAAGCGTTTCGCATCTATCAGCAGGTGAAGCGCGAATCCCGCAAGCCGGGAACGTCGGCTGCCGGGTCTGGCGATGCCGATATGAGTCCGCCTTGA